The DNA segment TGCTACAAAACCGGACAATTCTATTTGCTCTTGACAGTAAAATTTATCAGGGTATAGACAGGGAAATTGTAGAATAACAGCAGTATGGAACGTAGGTGCAACCGGCAAGAAAAGATCAGGCACGGCGCCTCCAAGAGAAAGGAAATACTTATGTGTGACGAGACAATTACCAGAAAAACCAGGGAAACTGCCAACATACTGTTTGGCAAAGGCGTCAAGATGGACCCGCCTTACCTCACCTGGAAGGCATTTGACAAAGAATTGGCCAATGATTTTTCCAAATTTATTACCGGCAACCTTTACTCCCGAACAGTCTTGTCCCTGCCGGAAAGGCAAATGATCGCCTGCGCCATCCTGGCCGCCACCAGGGCCAGCGACGAACTGAAACTGCATGTCAACGCGGCCCTGAATGTCGGCTGCGATCCTGCTAAAATTACCGAGATATTTTTCCAGATGGCAACCTATACAGGCATGCCCGCCGTTAATGAGGCATTGGCCGTCTACCGGGACGTGCTAAAAGAGCGCGGTGAATGGCCCATTGGTAAAAAATAAAGATTTTCAGAGACCATGAAACTTCAGATAATTTTTACAGGTAAGTTTTTGAAAGATGGCCGGATCATCGAGAAACTGACCGACAAAACTCTGAGTTGATTCGACATGCTCGGGATCGCCAATTAAAGCATCACTGCCATAAAGAATCCGGTCCTGGAATTGGCGGATAAAACTTTGATAGGATTCCGGATCTTCCACCATGAACGGCACGAGGGATGAAGTGTCTGTGTAGCAATTGGGATAGGTCTCTAAAAGATGGTATATGGCTTTGCGGGAAAATCCGAAATGCGGGATGTTAAAGTTGGTCGCCGGGTGGTTTTGGAGCATTTCTTCCACAAAATTGCCGTATCTTCTTAAATCTACATGGAACAGGACACACATCCCCTGAGACGCAGCGCTGGCGATCAGGCGCGCGGTGATCTCTTCCGACTTCTTTACCGGTCGTCCGAAGGCCTGCTCCATGCCCTGTACGCGGATGTTCGTGTCCTCTTCGGGAACGTAGAGGAGCTTGAGCCCCCGGAAGCCTCTCTGTTTTAACTGCGCCATTTTTTCTTCGATTCCCTGAAGGATGAACCGGGTGTCCGCAAAAGCAATAATCTTTAAGGGCGCCGCCCATTCAAAGTAGGGGAAGGGGTCCTGCTGCATCTCGAGCGCCGCAATGGATATGTGGTCGTGATAAGCACCCGGCACCATCTTGAGGACGGTCTTGATATCACTGGGGAATTCTGCAAACACCAGGGCATTGAACCCTATCAGGCCGCCTTGTATTAACCGGCTGAAAACTTGTTTCAGTTCTTCGGCAGGAAATTTAAAATAAAAATGGATGTGACAGTCATAAAATTGTGTTTTCAAAGCTTTCTCCTTTTCAGTGCGGTCTCTATGGCAGTGAGATTGTTGCGGGGCAGCGCCCAGTCCGGCCTGATGCGTAGCGCAACGGTGTAAGCTTCCCGGGCTTCACCGTAACGACCGGCCAGAAAAAAGGCATACCCCAGATTGTTGTAGACGCGTGCCTTGTGCGGCGATTTCTGGACAGTATCCTGCCAGAGGGCGATTTCGTTCTGATAGGCATGGTTCCGCTGTATCGTCGTCGCTATCAGCACGAAAAATACGAGTGCCAGTCCCCAACGGACGAAACTTTTCCCCTGCGGCATCCTTTCATAGAGAAGATTCGCGCCCTGGCCAGCCAGCAGATACAGTCCGACGCCGGACAGGTAAAGTTGCCGCTCATTGGCAATATCCAGGCGCGGGATTATCGAGTTGGTCGGAAGCAGATGCAGAAAAAACCAGAGAATACCGAAGCCGAGCCAGGGTTTCTTTTTAACCGCGACCATCCCGAGAACTAAAGTGAAGATCAGGGTGGCTGCCTGTAAGGACAGCAGCGGCGTCCAGCGGGAGATCACCGGCAGGTCGGGATCAATATTCAGCCCGGGCAGCCATAAGAAGCGGGAGACAAGATAGCATATCCCATTGATCTGGCTGAGGATATTTTGCCGCAGAGGGCGGGTTTCAGCGCTGAACTCCAGCAATCCCCAATAGCGGGGGTGGTAAAGCATAGCCGCCAGGAGGACACCCAGAAGCAACCAGTAGATGCCTTGGCGGCGCAGCAAGGCCGCCGGCTTTCCTTTGTCTTGGCCCCTGTCTCGCCGGCAGGCCTCCCAGAGCAGGAGCGCCGCCGGCAGCGTAACGGCGACCTCTTTCGTCAGTATCGCCATAACGAACAGAACCGGACCGGCCAGATAGATTAATACCCCTCTGTTTTCCTCGACTCCACACTGATAGGCGTAAAAACCGGCCAGATAGAAAAAAGCCATGAGTGATGTGGAACGTCCGCAGATATAGGTAACGGCCTCCGTCTGCACCGGGTGAACAGCAAAAAGGAGAGCTGCCAGGAAGGCCGCCATTTGCGTGCCGGGCTTTGAGAGTGCCGCTGTCTGCTCCCGCAGGATGCGGCCGGCGATCGCATAGACCAGCAAGGTATTGCCGGCATGCACGGCCAGGTTAAAGAGGTGAAAGCCGAATGCCCCCCAGCCCATGGTCCAGTTAAAAGTGTAGGTTAGTTTCAGGAAGGGCCGGATTCCGTGCGGAAGATCAGCCAGCCACGCTGACCAGCTATGAACCAGGGAATTGTTCACGATCACGTTGTAATCGTCAAACTGAAAGGTCCCCGGCAGGGAATTGATGTGGGCCATCGTCAGGGCGCTTATCAGGAGCAGCGGGTGGGCGATTTTATTGGTCATTACTCTTGACGAACTCGTAAAAGTCGTCACTTCCCTCTTTCGTCATTCCGGGCTTGACCCGGAATCCAGTGTTATTAAATAGAGGCCGGCTTTCCCCCGTCAAGCGGGGACTAAACAGAGCATCGGTATGACCATCTGGAGGACTATGCCGCTCGGCAGCAGCGGCAAAGGCCCGGTCCAGGATGGCGACGGCCTGCCACCAGCGTTCCGGCGCCTTCAGCATAACCAGCATGACCCGGTTCTCCCCCCGTTCTGCCAGGGCAACCAGACACTTGCCTGCTTTGGGGGTGGTGCCGGTTTTCACACCGATCGCCCCCTGGTAACGCCCCACCAACTCGTTTTTGTTTTCCAGATTGAATGCGCGCAGGCCGTCGGCAGTTTCGATGCGTAGCGACACCGTTCTGGCAAGTTCGGCAAATGGCCGGTGGCTCATGGCGAATTCGGCCAGCACCGCCAGATCGTAAGCGGTGGAATACTGTAGGGGATGGTCGTGACCGCAGGCATTGTTGAAGTGGGTATTTGCCAGACCAAGTTCCTGCGCCCTGCTGTTCATCCGGGCGACAAAACGGAACTCCCCTGCACCAAGGTGATCGGCTAAGGCCCGGCAGGCGTCATTCGCCGAACCGAGCAGCGTGGCCGCCAGCAGGTCCTTGGTCCGCAACCTCTCCCCTTGCCGAAGACCGATCCGGGTCCCTGTTTCGCGGGCGGCCGTGTTGCTGACCGTGACCAGCTCTTCAGCCTTTCCTTGTTCAAGCACCAAAAGGGCGGTCATTATTTTGGCCAGGCTGGCCTGGGGAAGCCTGCTTTGGGCCGCCCTCGACCAGAGAATCGCGCCGTTCACCCGCACCAAGTACGAGGCTGCCGCCGTCGGCGGGGAAAGCGGCACTTCAGCTCCTGTGGCAGCTCCCACGCCGGTTAGGAGAAAAACAGCCGTAAGCAGCTTCGCCAGAAGACGGATCATGCCGCCTCACCTACCATTTGAAAATGTCTTTAAAAATCTTTACGGGATCAACCCCGCCGATTCCGCTCTTTTTTTGCGCCGTGTAGGAACGACCGGCCTCAGCACGTGGCTCGGCTGTGTAGGAACGTCCATCCGTCCTTGGTGCGGCAGTATAAGAACGTCCCTCCGCCCGCGGCTTGGAAGTATAGGAACGCCCTCCCTCCTGTTGTCGCTTGGCAGCCGCCTCATCCCTTTCCTTTTTGGCGGCCTCATCTTTGGCCTTTTTTTCTCCCGCCTGGGTAGCCTTTTTCATCATATCGCCAACCGCACCCATAATCCCACCCATGTTCATTGCCTGATATCCCGCCGGTATTTCAAAAAGACTGGGATCCTGTTTGGCAATATTGATATTTTTGAGCTCCATTTTAAAGGGAATGTCCCCTTTATCGGTCTTGGCAACGGAGTCCATCTTGACCATAATGCCTTCCTTGGTGACCCACATGGAACCGTTATATTTCAACCCATCCGGACAGGACATGGCGAGCTTATTTTTAGTAGTCTTCATACCGTTGACCGTTTCACTGCCGAGCGGCTGCTGTTCGATCTTGCAGTCATTGATGTCGTTGCTCTTCTTTTTCCCCTCTTCGAGACTGTTCTCCATATACATCTTCTGATCCGGCATCAGGACCCAGGAAAGTTTCTTATCCATCCGGCTGATCACGATGTTGTTTGTCCCCTTAACCTTCATTTCCATCCGGTATTTATTCTCGGCCTGAAAAACCTTGGACGTCATCGTCATACCCTGACTTTCCATAGTGCTGTCCGCTGAATACTCGACCTTGGCCTGGGGCATACCGGCGCCCAGCGTCGTTCCGACCGCAAAAACTGTTACCAGCAGCGTCGTTATTGTTAGTGTGATAATCCTCATTTTAACCTCCTGTAATAGTTCTGAAATTTCTTTTTACTGCAACTGGATATACCAATTGCTGTTCTCGGCCTGCCTTACCTTTTCACAGGTCAGGATATCTCTTCTTACTCGTCGCCGCCGGAGAGATCAGTCAGCAAATACCATTCCTTGAGATCATCCCAGACAGGGTAAGTCGGGGGGGTGAATGTAGGCCAAACAAGATGCGGAGTCAATGGGAAACTTTTGTTAAGATGACTTGATGTTCATAGGACAGCGTCATTATTCAATAACGAAATCGAAATAGGTCTGCGGAAATGGCTCATCACGCAGGGTAAAATGCCACCACTCCTTCGCATAGTTCTTGAATCCCTGCTTTTCCATGAGCGTCTTGAGCAATAGCCTATTAATCCGCTACTTACCTAACCTTATTGAGTTGCCGGATGAGCATCTTGTCTATGCGGTTCCTGTCCAGATCTACCACCTCGAATTCCCAGTCGCGCCAGGTGAACTTTTCGCCCGTACGGGGGATGCGTTTGAGGATGGCCAGGTGCCATCCTGTCGCCGGATGATCTTGGGCTCATCGGGGTTTTCTTCCTTGAAATCGCCGACGAGGGCCTCCAGGATATCGTTCAGGGTAACCATCCCTACCGTGGAGCCATATTCGTCCACCACGACTCCATAATGGATCTTCTTTTTTTTGAAAAGCTCAAGCGTCTCATAGGCCGTGAGCGTTTCCAGCACGAAGTGGGCCGGCTTTCTCTGGTCAACGATCTTGAAGTCTGCCTCGCCAATATTGCCCAGGAAAAGATCCTTCACAAAAACAACGCCGAGCATATTGTCCAGGTCGCCGTCGCAAACGGGATAAACCGAGTGCAGATCGACCCGGATCTTGTCCCGATTATGCTCGTCCGAATCTTGAATGTCGAGCCAGGTCATATCGGAATGATGAGTCATGAGGGAACTGATCTTCCGGTCTCCCAAGTGGAATACCCTCTCCACAATATCCTGTTCGATTTCCTGTACTTCCCCGCCTTCAGTGCCTTCCTGGACCATGGCCTTGATCTCCTCTTCCGTCACCGTGGAGTGGGCCGCAAGCCTGATGCCGAGAAGCCGGATGATCACCTCGCTGCATTTGAACAGGATCCAGGTAAAGGGAAAGGTAATGTACATCAGAAACAGCAAGGGGCGGACCGTTGCTTTGGCGATCCTTTCCGGGTTCGCCAGGCCGATGTGCTTTGGCACCAGTTCGCCGATGAGGATGGAAACAAAGGTGACCAGAATCACGACGACAGCCAGGGACAGCGAATGGCTGTAGGCCGGATTTAAGCCCATCCCGACCAGGATCTTACCCACGCCCGTGGCAATCTCATCACCGCTGTACACACCCGTCAAAATGGCAATCAGCGTGACCCCGACCTGGATGGTGGACAGAATCCGGGACGGCGCCGTGGCATTGGCGAAGGCCAGCATGGCCAGTTTGTCGCCGCGCTGGGCGTCAATTTCGAGGCGGGTCTTGCGTGCAGACACGAGGGCAATTTCCGCCATCGCCAAAGCGCCGTTAATCAGAAAAAGTACGAGTAATATGAAAATTGCCGAAGCCATAATTTATCCATTTCCCAGAAAGCCACGAATAATTTCTAACTTACTAAAAATTCAAGGCATTAGATCACTGAACAAATGCTTTGTCAATAATTTATTGGGCATAACCAAAATTTTCTGTTAGACCTGCAAAAACAAAACGCATGGCAAAATTTCATTTAACTGGCCGCTTGAATCCGCAGGAGACACGTATGGCGCCATTATCGCAGTTAGCAAAGGTATTTTTAAAAATCGGTCTGCTCGGTTTCGGGGGCACATTTTCACTGCTCACCATTATGCAAAAAGAAGTTGTAGAACGACACCGGTGGTTGACTGCCGAAGAGTTTACGCAAAGTGTCGGCATCGGGACGGTAACGCCGGGACCGATTTTCTTCGCGACAGCGATCTTCGTCGGTTATCGCCTGCGCGGGATACGCGGCGCGGCAGTGTGCGGCATGGGCGCGCTGCTGCCGAGTTTTCTTTTGGTCGTGGCGATTGCCGCATTTTATGTGCAGGTCGAGCATAATCGCTGGGTTATGATCTTCTCGCGCGGGATTGCCGCGGGTGTCGTGGGCTTGTTTATCAGTGTCCTGTGGAAAACCGGCCGGACGACCACAAAGAGTTTTCAAGACGCAGCATTGATCGTGGTCGCTTTTGTTGCGCTGGCATTTTTCAACATTGACCCCATTATTCTGATTGTTCTTCTCGGATTGATCGGCGCCTGGCTGTTTAAACCGCAGTCCATAATCCCAACCGAATAGAGGTGACCGATGCTTTGGGATTTTTTTCTCGTCACGCTTAAAATCGGATCACTGTCCTTCGGCGGCGGATACGCGATGATTACGCCGCTGCATTACGATTTGGTAACCCGCTATGGGTGGCTCACCGAAAGCGATTTCAGCAGCGCGCTGGCAATCGGTCAGATCACCCCCGGCCCCCTGATGATCATGGTTGCGTTTATAGGCTACAAAATCGCTGGTTTATCCGGAGCAATCCTGGGAACAATGGGATTATTTCTGCCGACGGCGCTTATCGTACTGGCGATTGCAGGCTCATTCATGCGGTTCAAGAACGCGCCGATGATTCAGGGAATGATGCGGGGGATCAGCTTGGCTGTTGTCGGCCTGCTGGCGTCCGTGGTAATAGACTTGACAAAAAGTGCCATTGCGGCTCCCGCCGATGCTGTTATGGGAATAGGCGCGTTTGCCGCCGTCGGTCCGTGCAAGCGCGATCCCATCGGCGTGCTGCTGGCAGCCGGTTTCATCAGAATCGTCATATCCCTCGTTATCGGGATTTAAGTGGTTAAGGATAGAAAAGAAGAGGCCAATCCATTTTTCGCTATTATTCCCAGGTTAAATTCCTTATCATCCGTTACCGGCGTCTGCTGATCATCGGCATCGTCACCCTCGTGGCCACCGATCTCACGGGTATGGCTATCCCCTGGCTCATCAAGGGCGGGATAGACCGGGTTCTCCAGCCAGGCGGGCCGACGCAGTCGCTGATCACCTACCCGCTGTTGATTCTGGCCGTGGCCTCCCTGCAGGGCATGTTCCGCTACTTCTGGCGCGTCAATATTTTCGGCTTCTCCCGCCGCGTGGAGCGGGACTTTCGGGCCGACGTCTTTTCCCATATACTGAAACTGCCGCTTTCCTATTTCCAGCACAACAAGACCGGCGATCTGATGTCCCGTCTTACCAATGACATGCAGGCCATGCGGGAGCTACTGGGCCAGGGCACCTTGATGGTCATTGATACGGCCGTGGTCATCTCGGGAAGCATTTTCTTCATGCTCGCCATTGATCCCGTGCTCACCTTCTGGTCGCTTTTAAGTCTGCCTTTGATCAGCCTCTCCGTGCGCTTCTTCGGCAAGCGCATCTTCCAATGGTCGCGGGATGCCCAACAGCACCTGAGTTCGCTCAGCGCCTACGTTCAGGAAGATCTGGCCGGCATCCGGGTCGTCCAGGCCTATGCCCAGGAAGAAAACCAGATCGGCGGCTTCAACCAGCTCAGCGCCGAATATCGTCGCAAAAACCTGCGCCTGGCGACCCTCTGGGCAATATTGTGGCCCCTTATGCGGTTATTTACGGGTATTGCCGCCGCGATCGTTTTGTGGCTGGGAGGACAAAAGGTCATGCAGGGGACCATGACCCTGGGGGAATTTGTCGCCTTTAACGGCTACCTGGGCATGCTGACCTGGCCTGTTATGGCCGTGGGACAGTTGGTCAATCAGTATCAGAGAGGCACAGCCGCTCTGAGCCGGATTATCGAGATCATGGATACCCCCGTGGCGCCAGGCTACCAATCAGACGAACAGCCGACGCCGGCGGGCGCGATCCGGGGGCGCGTCGAGATCACCAACTTAAGCTTCGCTTACGGTGACCAGACATCCCCGGACCTCAAAAACATCTCTCTTTCTATTCCCGCCGGCTCCACGTGCGGCATCAT comes from the Deltaproteobacteria bacterium genome and includes:
- a CDS encoding carboxymuconolactone decarboxylase family protein, yielding MERRCNRQEKIRHGASKRKEILMCDETITRKTRETANILFGKGVKMDPPYLTWKAFDKELANDFSKFITGNLYSRTVLSLPERQMIACAILAATRASDELKLHVNAALNVGCDPAKITEIFFQMATYTGMPAVNEALAVYRDVLKERGEWPIGKK
- a CDS encoding amidohydrolase family protein, whose amino-acid sequence is MKTQFYDCHIHFYFKFPAEELKQVFSRLIQGGLIGFNALVFAEFPSDIKTVLKMVPGAYHDHISIAALEMQQDPFPYFEWAAPLKIIAFADTRFILQGIEEKMAQLKQRGFRGLKLLYVPEEDTNIRVQGMEQAFGRPVKKSEEITARLIASAASQGMCVLFHVDLRRYGNFVEEMLQNHPATNFNIPHFGFSRKAIYHLLETYPNCYTDTSSLVPFMVEDPESYQSFIRQFQDRILYGSDALIGDPEHVESTQSFVGQFLDDPAIFQKLTCKNYLKFHGL
- a CDS encoding tetratricopeptide repeat protein is translated as MTNKIAHPLLLISALTMAHINSLPGTFQFDDYNVIVNNSLVHSWSAWLADLPHGIRPFLKLTYTFNWTMGWGAFGFHLFNLAVHAGNTLLVYAIAGRILREQTAALSKPGTQMAAFLAALLFAVHPVQTEAVTYICGRSTSLMAFFYLAGFYAYQCGVEENRGVLIYLAGPVLFVMAILTKEVAVTLPAALLLWEACRRDRGQDKGKPAALLRRQGIYWLLLGVLLAAMLYHPRYWGLLEFSAETRPLRQNILSQINGICYLVSRFLWLPGLNIDPDLPVISRWTPLLSLQAATLIFTLVLGMVAVKKKPWLGFGILWFFLHLLPTNSIIPRLDIANERQLYLSGVGLYLLAGQGANLLYERMPQGKSFVRWGLALVFFVLIATTIQRNHAYQNEIALWQDTVQKSPHKARVYNNLGYAFFLAGRYGEAREAYTVALRIRPDWALPRNNLTAIETALKRRKL
- a CDS encoding D-alanyl-D-alanine carboxypeptidase, translating into MIRLLAKLLTAVFLLTGVGAATGAEVPLSPPTAAASYLVRVNGAILWSRAAQSRLPQASLAKIMTALLVLEQGKAEELVTVSNTAARETGTRIGLRQGERLRTKDLLAATLLGSANDACRALADHLGAGEFRFVARMNSRAQELGLANTHFNNACGHDHPLQYSTAYDLAVLAEFAMSHRPFAELARTVSLRIETADGLRAFNLENKNELVGRYQGAIGVKTGTTPKAGKCLVALAERGENRVMLVMLKAPERWWQAVAILDRAFAAAAERHSPPDGHTDALFSPRLTGESRPLFNNTGFRVKPGMTKEGSDDFYEFVKSNDQ
- a CDS encoding DUF4412 domain-containing protein, whose protein sequence is MRIITLTITTLLVTVFAVGTTLGAGMPQAKVEYSADSTMESQGMTMTSKVFQAENKYRMEMKVKGTNNIVISRMDKKLSWVLMPDQKMYMENSLEEGKKKSNDINDCKIEQQPLGSETVNGMKTTKNKLAMSCPDGLKYNGSMWVTKEGIMVKMDSVAKTDKGDIPFKMELKNINIAKQDPSLFEIPAGYQAMNMGGIMGAVGDMMKKATQAGEKKAKDEAAKKERDEAAAKRQQEGGRSYTSKPRAEGRSYTAAPRTDGRSYTAEPRAEAGRSYTAQKKSGIGGVDPVKIFKDIFKW
- a CDS encoding chromate transporter, with the protein product MAPLSQLAKVFLKIGLLGFGGTFSLLTIMQKEVVERHRWLTAEEFTQSVGIGTVTPGPIFFATAIFVGYRLRGIRGAAVCGMGALLPSFLLVVAIAAFYVQVEHNRWVMIFSRGIAAGVVGLFISVLWKTGRTTTKSFQDAALIVVAFVALAFFNIDPIILIVLLGLIGAWLFKPQSIIPTE
- a CDS encoding chromate transporter, with product MLWDFFLVTLKIGSLSFGGGYAMITPLHYDLVTRYGWLTESDFSSALAIGQITPGPLMIMVAFIGYKIAGLSGAILGTMGLFLPTALIVLAIAGSFMRFKNAPMIQGMMRGISLAVVGLLASVVIDLTKSAIAAPADAVMGIGAFAAVGPCKRDPIGVLLAAGFIRIVISLVIGI
- a CDS encoding ABC transporter ATP-binding protein, which encodes MVTLVATDLTGMAIPWLIKGGIDRVLQPGGPTQSLITYPLLILAVASLQGMFRYFWRVNIFGFSRRVERDFRADVFSHILKLPLSYFQHNKTGDLMSRLTNDMQAMRELLGQGTLMVIDTAVVISGSIFFMLAIDPVLTFWSLLSLPLISLSVRFFGKRIFQWSRDAQQHLSSLSAYVQEDLAGIRVVQAYAQEENQIGGFNQLSAEYRRKNLRLATLWAILWPLMRLFTGIAAAIVLWLGGQKVMQGTMTLGEFVAFNGYLGMLTWPVMAVGQLVNQYQRGTAALSRIIEIMDTPVAPGYQSDEQPTPAGAIRGRVEITNLSFAYGDQTSPDLKNISLSIPAGSTCGIIGDTGAGKSTLVHLLLRLFEPSSGAIFIDGADITRIPLARLKEAIGFVSQDIFLFSSSIRENIIFGRRDADLKEIEESARVAQILPTIRELAGQYDTMLGERGVRLSGGQKQRTALARAIIKNPPLLILDDAFSSVDTETEEEILTELCRFMAQRTTILISHRISTVRGADLIVYMRGGEIIERGTHEELLQRQGAYYRLYRRQQLAREVEIMDRREAAR